AAATTCTATTACACTGCCTAGCTCTTCACTCTGCACAAAAGTGCACCCCATTTAGTGCAAAATCAGACTGAAACAAGTAGAAGAATATAGATTGTTACTGAATGAAAGGGCGACAAGAAGGATtagagaggagcagaggaggaggaggaggtgcttAAATATTTACAAGATTGCCCTAGTGATATAAGCAGCAGTCCTGCATTGATAGCCATGGATATGACTCAATTATTACCAGGAAACAACAGCTAGGCTTCTCCTGCACGCTGCTTCTATGCTGCTATGTTTTTACACAGGCAGATTTCCTTGTCTTATTAGGacaaacaaaacatttgaaattacCTGTTCACTATGGGATCAAATGCTTCCACTGTATTCAGGTACACGTTGCCATTATGACCTCCAACTGCAAAAATTTTTCCCATCAGTGTTGCTATGCCAACACCACCCCTTGGAGTTGTGAGCTCTGCCACGTATTCCCATTTGTTACAGCGTGGGTCAAACCGCTCCACTGAGCTCAGGGGTGAGTTGTCATCAAACCCACCTGCAAACAACCATCACAGGGTCAGCTTTTGGCACTCCTGGTGCAGGGAATATCCAAGACTGGCATTATCAGGTATTCTCAGCATTTCGGGGTCCTGTCCAGCACTCTCCTTACCAGAACTTTACAAGCTCCTAAAAATTAATCCAACAGCTCACCCTCTTCTCACTGTTCAAGCATCACCTGAGCCATAACTTTCTTCTACTCAAGTTGCAAGGATtccaattttattatttttccctccaAATTCATCGTATTTATAATGAAACAGCTTCCCaattggaagagaaagaaacctAACACCAGTAAAAGGATGGTCTCAAACTTATTTTACTTTATGCAAAACACTCTAGCAGTGTTCTCAAATTACAGCATTGGCAAATATttgagcaggggaaaaaaattcatataaGACTAAGTGATGCATTCCTCTTGCTGGGGAAACTGTCAGAGGAGCATTTTGTTCAAATTCTATTTAAGCACTTACAATAATACACAAGTCAGAGCTTTTTAAACTATCACTGTGGCACACCTACTTGGCATCTTCCTCTCTTAGGAAAGCAGGTAAATACAAGCTAGCACACAAGACAAGAAGCTGTGGAATAAGTGCAAAAAAAGCTACTGTTGTCTACACTCAGATCACAACTGGAGTTATATTTGAAAGCACGTGAACTTAAGAATCGTTTCCTAAAAGAAAACTCAAGAATAGTGAGTCTTGAGAGGATTTTCTAAAAAGATGTATTGTCCTGAACAGATCAGCCCTCCTGAAATGTGGGTTAGgagctgcttttcatttccttgctaACGTACCTTCGTTTAAGCATGACCTGGTTGTGCTTGCATTCTCCTCCTGCCCAAGAACACCAAGTACAGGTCAGCTCTATCTGTTCCCGGTTCCTCTAGCAACAACAGCCTCTTCCAAAGCCAAGCACTtggcagcaacagcagcagcagcagcactacAAAATGCCACATCCCTACTCACCCACTACATACAAGCAGCCGTGGAGCTCACTGACACCGTTCCCAGCCCTTCGCTGGCCCATCTCTTTTACTTCTATCCACTTATCCAGGTGGGGATCATATTTCTCCACACTGGAAAGAGAAGCTACACCATCATTGCCACCCACGGCGTAGACATGGTTCTGGAAAACAGTTGTACAAAGATTATTTGTGATGTAGTTGCCTTTACTCAGCTTTTCATAAGCAGtgttaaaattatataaaatgtgGTATATCCATTTCATTTGAGAATTCCAACAACAGGTTTAATTATCTAACATAAATTCTATCTCTTCCAATGAAAGAAGTGCAACAGTTTTGTAGTGTTGCAGCTATTTTTCAGAGCATGGGGGGATTAAAGTAGAGCATGCATTTGGTACCTTTAAACATAATGACCATGGCAATCCAGTCAGCTGAGCGAGATAGGAAGCACTATCCATATCATTAGAACAGTACTCCTCCCAGTACCTCAAATACTGTTGAAACAGTTCAATTTGCTATGAGTATTATCTTAAGTATCCTCACATTTTGCACAAGATTTTGATGACTAGAAGTGCTCAGACCCACCAGCTGCATTTTGTTTCAGGCCTTGTGTTCTGCCTTGTGAAGGCAGCTTTGAAAAGCAGGTGGGCTCCCCAGCAGTGACTCACCACCAGGGCTACGGAGCCGACGCCTCCCCGGGGAGTGTTCATGGAAGCCACGGTGCTCCAGCGATCTGAGTCGATGTCATAGCGCTCCACGTCACTGAAGCACGTGTTGTCATCCAAGCCCCCAATGGCATAAATGGGGCCGCCCAGGGACGCCAGCGCGATGCCTCTCCTAGGAAACCACAGCAGCAACACCTCAGTGCAAGTCCTTAACCAGAGGGAGCCACACAGCAAGTGCTACGGTACAGGAATGGCACCTGTTTCAAACGAGGGGGAAAAGAgtaatggaaattttaaaagtgacgTTTATAGAAAATCATGTTGCTGGCCCGCTGCACACATGTGTCCTTCTCACTGAATGTCACCTCTAAGGCCAAGTCCTCTGCTCACATACTTGGATACATGACAATGTCTTAGATATGATTTCTCTATTTTATTAAATCTGAAGATGAACCAAAACCTGCTGTAGCTGGCTGCTACCATTTGAGAATGATTGGGGGTGATACTAATACATATTAAAAGGCAAACCTGTGCTGGATATTAAATAGCTGAACTCTATCAAGATTTAATTGTGGTTTCTTCCATTCTGGTGTTTTTTAATTGAGTGTTAAAATGGTTGTCAGATTTGTTTCTAATAAATGACTAATATTAGAGTACAATCAGTATTATAAAATTGAAAGTAGGTCTAGAATAAAAGCATTAAGTTTCTGCTTTAACCACCAAGTGAGGTGAACTACCATGTTACTGACAACACTGTTGTCTCATTAAAGAGGGAAGGTTGAGGCACGAGCAAGGGAGGCACAATCCTTCTACAGACCAAACACTGTGGCAATATCCTGGCCTTACCTTTTGCCTCAGCAGGTAACACTGACACCACTTCATGGTGGCATTTTTCTCCACTAAGTATTCCAAGACTTCCATGAATAGGAGGAGTGGAGCTGGGAGGTGGCCAAGGCACAGCAGCCCTTTCATTTACCTGGGTACTCAGTAATAAATGTCACAGAAATCTAGGGCTGATTGTTGCTGAGATTATGCCCTGGGGGTGCAGGCAGGATGGAAGAAGAAGAGCAAGCCACTTCTAGGAGTCTGGGTCTTCTACTTTAACTAGGTCACAGCTACAAATAGCTTTCAGACTTAAGCCATACTTATTATTTCACTTCTACTTGCACGTGATGctttgaaaaacaacaaacaacacaACAGAATGCAGAATTAGGGACACTGATTTaaataacagcagaaaaaaaatacagatctgTGAGTCCAGTAACTCCTTATAAGAAACTTAAAtgtcaagacaaaaaaaagtccTCAATCTGACTTTCAGATTGTGTGTTTCTGGTCTTTTGTGCGAAAAACATAGGCagctattttttcctgctgtagcatttaacttttttcattttcactatGAAGTATTTCACTTCTCATGTTATGCTGGCAGTTATCTCACTCATTCctaaaaagagcaaaaatcGCACAGAACCAGTTCATCAGTTCCAAGTTGTTTACTGGGCACGGCAGAAAGGCCCTGGATAACAACAGAATGTAAGCACAGCTGGAGTAAATGTCCCTGGTCCAGAAGCTAGCTCCTccaaaaaaagaacagaagggTGATACATTCATAGCATAAAGCTCCAAAATAGGGGAAAGAAATTCCTAGAAATAGAACAGTTTGGaagcaccaaaaaaaagcaggacagacaggatgTTTTTCAACATCAGCAAGAAATGGCAGACCACAGACTACGACTTGGGAGTGTGGGACATATATACCTCTTTGTGTTCATTGATGCCTTCATCATCCACTTGTTTGTGAGAGGGTCAAATACTTCCATGCTTCCTAAGTGTTCATTTCCATCATGTCCACCTACTGCGTAGACTTTACCTGAACACAGAGACAGCTTTTAAAACAGAGATTGCTTGACAACGTTTTCATTTATATAATATCCCTGCCTATGTGGAGACAAGGAGGTCAAATAAAGGttgaagttttaaaatgttttcagtatCAGAGTTTTATACGCTATATTTATAACCAGGAATCTATTCCAATGAGAACATCTATACAAAGCTTGAGATTATGTAAACAAAAAACCGTCCCATAATTGAAGTACTGCAGGTCAAATCAGTCTGGACACATGTACCAGTCTCTCCAGATtttatatgaagaaaaattatctctgttctgctgcagcaaCAGAGGGGCTGCTAAGTACAAGAGAAAGCTGCATTATTGGTGCTAAGCTGCTCTGGACTGCACAGATCTGTTTTCAGAAGATGGAGACCCAAAAATGAAGGTCTGCTCCTGGAAGAGTTATGGTCTTAGTAACTTTCTAGGATGGATTTAAGTAGGAAGGGAGCTAGTAGGAGTACTAGCAAATTCTGGGTGACTGCTGTGTAAGGCAATTTCTTtataaatggattttaaaaaatcacctCTTTAAGGCCAGAAGCTATATACAGTTCAGTTGGGCTGGGAGGAacctttaaaggtcacctagtccagcccctctgcaataagcagggacattttcattttcagattgCTTATAGCACTATCCAGTCTGACCTGGAGCATTTCCAGAGATGGGACATTTACCAcctctctgggtaacctgttccagGTTTTCACCAACCTCACTGTAAAAAACTTCTGCTTGATAGCTAGTTTAAATCTATGCTCtcttagtttaaaaccattacctcTTGTCCTATTAAAACAGGCCCCACTAAAAAGACTGTAAAGTACAGAAAGGCCACAATAAGGTCTCTTCTCAAGTCCAAACAGCCCAACTCTGTCAGTTCAcaataatgtttttttccaaaagcacagTCTCAGATTGGCTCTGGACCAAACATTCTTTCAAAGTGGGAGAAGCTTTACTAAACTGAAGACTATCCAACAATTAAGCAATTAGTTTGCTTCTAGTACAGCTAGTAAAAGTACCAACTTTGCAAAAGGAGCAAAGAAGTCCCTTTTGCCTGGGGTTGCTTGAATGGGGTTACTGACCTCCCACAGAGATCACACCCACAtgcctcctcctgctgttcATTTCAGGGCCGAAGAACCAGCTGTTCTTACTGATGGAGTAACACTCAATGCTGCGGAAGGGGTCACCTGATCCACCTCTGCCACCGACACAGAACAGCACACCTGGAG
The window above is part of the Molothrus ater isolate BHLD 08-10-18 breed brown headed cowbird chromosome 4, BPBGC_Mater_1.1, whole genome shotgun sequence genome. Proteins encoded here:
- the KLHL8 gene encoding kelch-like protein 8 isoform X3: MECEDFVSVSPQHLHKLLSSSDLNIENEKQVYNAAIKWLLANPQHHATWLDEVLAQVRLPLLPICFLMGVVAKEEIVKQNLKCRDLLDEARNYHLHLSSRAVPDFEYSIRTTPRKQTAGVLFCVGGRGGSGDPFRSIECYSISKNSWFFGPEMNSRRRHVGVISVGGKVYAVGGHDGNEHLGSMEVFDPLTNKWMMKASMNTKRRGIALASLGGPIYAIGGLDDNTCFSDVERYDIDSDRWSTVASMNTPRGGVGSVALVNHVYAVGGNDGVASLSSVEKYDPHLDKWIEVKEMGQRRAGNGVSELHGCLYVVGGFDDNSPLSSVERFDPRCNKWEYVAELTTPRGGVGIATLMGKIFAVGGHNGNVYLNTVEAFDPIVNRWELVGSVSHCRAGAGVAVCSCLSSQIRDVGQGSSNVVDCM